The Leptolyngbya sp. 'hensonii' genome has a segment encoding these proteins:
- a CDS encoding NADP-dependent isocitrate dehydrogenase — translation MYEKITPPAMGDRITFKDGEPIVPDHPIVPYIRGDGTGIDLWPASQRVFDAAVQAAYGGQRQINWFKVYAGDEACEQYGTYQYLPEDTLTAIREYGVAIKGPLTTPIGGGIRSLNVALRQIHDLYACVRPCKYYDGTPSPHRYPEKLDVIIYRENTEDIYLGIEWKQGSAIADRLIQLLNTDLIPGTPEHGKKQIPLDSGIGIKPISKTGSQRLVRRAIRHALRLPPAKQMVTLVHKGNIMKYTEGAFRDWGYELATTEFREECVTERESWILSNRERTPDLAIAENARKIEPGYDALTPEKQAQICQEVESVLNTIWETHGNGQWKDKIMVNDRIADSIFQQIQTRPDEYSILATMNLNGDYLSDAAAAIVGGLGMGPGANIGDNCAIFEATHGTAPKHAGLDRVNPGSLILSGVMMLEYMGWQEAADLIKKGLGAAIANREVTYDLARLMEPPVEPPLKCSEFADAIIRYFGA, via the coding sequence ATGTACGAAAAAATCACCCCCCCTGCTATGGGAGACCGCATCACCTTTAAGGATGGGGAACCGATCGTTCCTGATCATCCGATTGTTCCCTACATTCGAGGGGATGGTACGGGGATCGACCTCTGGCCTGCCTCTCAAAGAGTGTTTGATGCGGCTGTGCAGGCAGCCTATGGCGGGCAACGGCAGATTAACTGGTTCAAAGTGTATGCCGGAGATGAAGCCTGTGAACAATATGGGACTTATCAATATTTGCCAGAGGATACCCTGACGGCGATTCGGGAGTATGGCGTTGCGATTAAAGGGCCATTGACCACTCCGATCGGAGGTGGGATTCGCTCTCTCAATGTTGCCCTGCGTCAGATTCATGACCTTTATGCCTGTGTGCGTCCCTGCAAGTACTATGACGGGACGCCCTCTCCCCATCGGTATCCTGAAAAATTAGATGTGATTATTTACCGGGAGAATACCGAGGATATTTACCTGGGGATTGAATGGAAGCAAGGGAGTGCGATTGCCGATCGGTTAATTCAACTCCTGAACACCGATCTGATTCCAGGGACTCCAGAGCACGGGAAAAAACAGATCCCTCTGGACTCTGGGATTGGAATTAAGCCGATCAGTAAAACAGGATCGCAGCGCTTGGTGCGGCGGGCGATTCGCCATGCCCTGCGGCTGCCGCCAGCCAAGCAAATGGTGACCCTGGTCCATAAGGGGAACATCATGAAGTACACAGAAGGGGCATTCCGGGATTGGGGGTATGAACTGGCGACCACTGAATTTCGGGAGGAATGTGTGACCGAGCGTGAATCCTGGATTCTCAGTAATCGGGAGCGCACCCCCGATCTGGCGATTGCCGAGAATGCCCGTAAGATTGAACCGGGTTATGATGCATTGACGCCAGAAAAGCAGGCCCAGATTTGCCAGGAGGTTGAATCCGTCCTGAACACAATCTGGGAAACCCACGGGAATGGCCAGTGGAAAGATAAGATCATGGTCAACGATCGCATTGCAGATAGCATCTTTCAGCAGATCCAGACCCGTCCGGATGAGTACTCCATCCTGGCAACAATGAACCTGAATGGGGATTATCTGTCTGATGCGGCGGCAGCGATCGTGGGAGGTCTGGGAATGGGACCAGGGGCTAACATTGGAGACAACTGTGCCATTTTTGAGGCCACCCATGGCACAGCCCCCAAGCATGCTGGTCTGGACCGGGTTAATCCAGGTTCCCTGATTCTCTCTGGGGTGATGATGCTGGAGTATATGGGCTGGCAGGAAGCGGCTGA